Proteins encoded by one window of Myripristis murdjan chromosome 1, fMyrMur1.1, whole genome shotgun sequence:
- the LOC115377887 gene encoding protein NLRC3-like: protein MDVCEEREEGFPASESTLSGEHDSQTKAKRIQQERPDSPGPSWVSFKSDGSKSQIINFKDTQPSADDGVQQQSTEVLSGQSAQEHQTHLASIFLLLEENINTFVKKELKNLQRSLSPDYPECSERQREDEEVLDGEEEEQRRSSREAFLQITLHLLRRMKQEELAERLWSKTAAAACQHKLRSNLKKKCECVFEGIAKAGNPTLLKEIYTEMYITEGGSGELNEEHEVRWIETTARKPATPETPITCEDIFKPLPGRDGPIRAVMTKGVAGIGKTVLTQKFTLDWAEHKANQHVHFTFPFTFRELNLLRGKKLSLVELVHHFFTETKEAGISRFEQFQVVLIFDGLDECRLPLDFNNNQILTDVTESTSVDVLLTNLIKGNLLPSARLWITTRPAAANQIPPECVGIVTEVRGFTDPQKEEYFRKRFRDEEQASRIISHIKTSRSVHIMCHIPVFCWITATVLEDVLKTSEGGDLPKTLTEMYIHFLLVQSKVQNVKYHGRAGTDPVWTPETRAMILSLGKLAFEQLEKGNLIFYEADLAECGIDIRAASVYSGVFTQIFKEERGLQQDKVFCFVHLSLQEFLAALYVFLTFINSGVNLLFQQSASWWSALFNDTSELKPFQSAVDKALQSPNGHLDLFLRFLLGLSLSTNQTLLRGLMTQTGSGSQTNEETIEFIKKKIRENPSPERSINLFHCLNELNDHSLVKEIQQYLRSGCLSTVQLSPAQMSALGFILLSSQEDLEVFDLKKYSASEEALLRLLPVVKASRKSVLSGCNLSERSCAALASVLSSQSSSLRELDLSHNELQDSGVKRLSAGLESPHCRLEALRLSGCLLTQEGCASLASALSSNPSHLRELDLSYNHPGDSGVKLLSAGLEDPTWRLEALRVDHGGEQRLKPGVRKYSCELKLDTNTANRHLVLSEDNRKVTAVRQEQPYPDHPERFEHWNQILCRDGLTGCCYWEVEWEGGIYIGLTYRGISRRGNTDDCELGCNENSWSLFCSDGSFIARHNNSQTYIPAPSSSNRVAVYLDWPAGSLSFYSVSSDTLIHRHTFSSTFTQPLYPGFEVWFGSSVSLCQI, encoded by the exons atggatgtgtgtgaggagagagaggaggggttccctgcctctgaaagcactctgtctggggaacatgacagccagaccaaagctaagag gatccagcaggagagaccagactcccctggacccagctgGGTGTCCTTCAAGAGCGACGGGTCTAAGAGTCAAATTATTAacttcaaagacacacagccctctgctgatgatgg agtccagcagcagagcacagaggttctcagtggtcagtctgcccaggagcatcaaacacacctggcctccatatttctg ctgctggaggagaacatcaacacctttgtgaagaaggagctgaaaaacctgcagaggtctctgagtccagattacccagaatgctcagagaggcagagggaggatgaggaggtgttggacggtgaggaggaagagcagaggaggagcagcagagaggcttttctgcagatcacactgcacctcctgaggagaatgaagcaggaggagctggctgagcgtctgtggagca aaactgccgctgcagcgtgccaacataaactcagatctaacctgaagaagaagtgtgagtgtgtgtttgaggggattgctaaagcaggaaacccaacacttctgaaggAGATCTACACAGAgatgtacatcacagagggagggagtggagagctcaatgaggaacatgaggtcagatggattgaaacaacagccaggaaaccagccacaccagaaacaccaatcacatgtgaggacatctttaaacctttacctggaagagatggaccaatcagagcagtgatgacaaagggagtggctggcattgggaaaacagtcttaacacagaagttcactctggactgggctgaacacaaagccaaccagcatgtccacttcacatttccattcactttcagagagctgaatctgctgagagggaaaaagttgagcttggtggaacttgttcatcacttcttcactgagaccaaagaagcaggaatcagcaggtttgagcagttccaggttgtgttgatctttgacggtctggatgagtgtcgacttcctctggacttcaacaacaaccagatcctgactgatgttacagagtccacctcagtggacgttctgctgacaaacctcatcaaggggaacctgcttccctctgctcgcctctggataaccacacgacctgcagcggccaatcagatccctcctgagtgcgttggcatagtgacagaggtgagaggcttcactgacccacagaaggaggaatacttcaggaagagattcagagatgaggagcaggccagcagaatcatctcccacatcaagacgtcacgaagcgtccacatcatgtgccacatcccagtcttctgctggatcactgctacagttctggaggacgtgttgaaaaccagtgagggaggagacctgcccaagaccctgactgaaatgtacatccacttcctgctggttcagtccaaagtgcagaacgtcaagtatcatgggagagctgggacagatccagtctggactCCAGAAACCAGGgcgatgatcctgtctctgggaaaactggcttttgagcagctggagaaaggcaacctgatcttctatgaagcagacctggcagagtgtggcattgatatcagagcagcctcagtgtactcaggagtgttcacacagatctttaaagaggagcgtgggctgcaacaggacaaggttttctgcttcgtccatctgagccttcaggagtttctggctgctctttatgtctttctgacattcatcaactctggagtcaatctgctgttccAACAATCAGCCTCCTGGTGGTCTGCACTGTTCAACGATACATCTGAACTAAAACCcttccagagtgctgtggacaaggccttacagagtccaaatggacacctggacttgttcctgcgcttcctccttgGTCTTTCACTgtcgaccaatcagactctcctacgaggcctgatgacacagacaggaagtggctcacagaccaatgAGGAAACAATTGAGTTTATCAAGAAGAAGATCAGGgagaatccctctccagagagaagcatcaacctgttccactgtctgaatgagctgaatgaccattctctagtgaaggagatccaacagtacctgagatcaggatgTCTCTCCACAGTccaactgtcccctgctcagatgtcagctctgggcttcatcttactgtcatctcaagaagatctggaggtgtttgacctgaagaaatactctgcttcagaggaggctcttctgaggctgctgccagtggtcaaagcctccaggaaatctgt gctgagtggctgtaatctgtcagagagaagctgtgcagctctggcctcagttctcagctcccagtcctctagtctgagagagctggacctgagtcacaacgaactgcaggattcaggagtgaagcgtctctctgctggactggagagtccacactgcagactggaggctctcag gctgtcaggctgtctgctcacacaggaaggctgtgcttctctggcctcagctctgagctccaacccctcccatctgagagagctggacctgagctacaatcatccaggagactcaggagtgaagctgctctctgctggactggaggatccaacctggagactggaggctctcag ggtggaccatggtggagagcagaggttgaaaccaggtgtgaggaagt attcctgtgaactcaaactggacacaaacacagcaaacagacacctcgtcctgtctgaggacaacaggaaggtgacagcagtgagacaggagcagccatatcctgatcacccagagaggtttgagcACTGGAaccagatcctgtgtagagatggtctgactggttgctgctactgggaggtcgaatGGGAAGGAGGGATTTATATAGGactgacttacagaggaatcagcaggagaggaaacactgatGACTGTGAGCTTGGATGTAatgaaaactcctggagtctgttcTGCTCTGATGGAAGTTTCAttgccagacacaataacagtCAGACATAcatccctgccccctcctcctctaacagagtggcagtgtatctggactggcctgctggctctctgtccttctacagcgtctcctctgacacactgatccaccgccacaccttcagcagcaccttcactcagcctctgtacccgggctttgaggtttggtttggttcctcagtgtctctgtgtcagatctga